Proteins from a genomic interval of Scomber japonicus isolate fScoJap1 chromosome 10, fScoJap1.pri, whole genome shotgun sequence:
- the rwdd1 gene encoding RWD domain-containing protein 1, with the protein MTDYAEEQRNELEAIESIYPDSYTVLSEDPISFTITVTSDAGENGETVETMLKFTYVEKYPDEPPLWEIHSQENLEDSDVEDILTLLQQQAEENLGMVMIFTLVTAVQEKLNEIVDMMKTRRDEEKQRKEREAEEAEKVAFQGTVVTIENFLAWKATFELEMNELRRKKQKEEEQTGKLKLTGKQLFETDHNLDTSDIQFLEDAGNNVEVDESLFQDIEDLDLDEDDPDFDPLEMGSDED; encoded by the exons ATGACAGACTACGCTGAAGAGCAAAGGAATGAACTGGAAGCCATAGAGTCCATCTATCCAGACTCTTACACAG TGCTTTCAGAGGATCCCATCAGCTTCACCATCACTGTAACATCAGATGCAGGGGAAAATGGGGAAA CTGTGGAAACAATGTTAAAGTTCACGTATGTAGAGAAATATCCAGATGAGCCTCCATTGTGGGAGATCCACTCCCAGGAGAATCTGGAGGACAGTGATGTGGAGGACATCCTCACTTTACTACAGCAACAG GCAGAGGAAAACCTGGGCATGGTGATGATTTTCACTCTGGTGACAGCTGTGCAGGAGAAACTTAATGAAATTGTGGACATGATGAAAACCAGACGAGACGAGGAGAAGCAGCggaaagagagggaggcagaggaagcagagaag gtggCTTTCCAGGGCACAGTAGTAACGATTGAGAACTTCCTGGCATGGAAAGCCACATTTGAGCTGGAGATGAATgagctgaggaggaaaaaacagaaagaagaagagcagacGGGAAAACTCAAGCTCACTG GTAAACAGCTGTTTGAGACAGACCACAATTTGGACACATCTGATATTCAGTTCCTTGAAGACG CTGGTAACAACGTTGAAGTGGATGAGTCACTGTTCCAGGACATTGAGGACTTGGACTTGGATGAGGATGACCCAGACTTTGATCCTTTAGAGATGGGCAGTGATGAGGACTGA